Part of the Terriglobia bacterium genome is shown below.
GACATTCGCGCCGCCCGGCATTCCCGGCGCTTTCAGCCGCCACGGCATCGCTTCGATGGTGTCGTAGGCGAGAATGCAGAAGGGTGGAATGATATCGTCGGTGAAGTTCTCGTACTGATCGTCGCCCCAGATCACGACGAAATCGGGCTTGAAGTCGTCGAGGGCCGTGCGGATTTTCGCGAGCCCGGACAACAGGGCCTGCCGGTGTTCCGCGGCTTTCGCTTTTCCCTGATCGGCACCCCACTCCTCCTGCATCAGCTTCGGCCAGTTCGCGGGTTCTTTGAGCTCTGCGGGGATCGCAGGGTCTCTCAACGTGCCGCGCAGGATGCCGGACATGTTTTCGTCGCGTCCGGCGAGCGGCGGATAGTGCGTCATTCCGAGACCGAGAATCTCAGCCATCGTTAAGCTTTGCGGGGGAGGCGCTTGTTGATCCGGGGATAGACCTTGCGCGCGTTGTCTTCGTAGACCTTCCGTTTGTCCGCCTCACTGAGCGGGACTGTGTCGACGTAGCGCTTGGTGTCGTCGTAATAATGGCCGGTGGTCGGATCGATGCCGCGGACCGCGCCCACCATTTCGGAACCGAACAGAATATTGTCGACAGGGACAACCTTGAAAAGCAGGTCGATGCCGGGCTGATGATAGACGCAGGTATCGAAGAAGACGTTGTTGCGCATCATCTCGTCGAGCGGCGGCCGTTTCAGATCCTGAGCGAGTCCCCGGTAGCGGCCCCAGTGATACGGCGCTGCCCCCCCGCCATGGGGAATGATGAATCGGATCGCCGGAAAATCCTTGAACAGATCGGCCGTGATGAATTGCATGAACGCCGTCGTGTCGGCATTCAGGTAGTGCGAACCTGTGGTGTGAAAGTTCGGATTGCAGGTCGCACTGACGTGGACCATCGCGGGGACATCCAGTTCAACCATCTTCTCGTAAAACGGATACCAGTATTTGTCGGTGAGCGGCGGCGCCGTCCAGTGGCCTCCGGATGGATCGGGATTCAGATTGCATCCGATGAAGCCGAGTTCCTTGACGCAGCGTTCGAGCTCCGCGATCGAGTTGGCCGGCGCGACGCCCGGCGATTGCGGCAGCTGGCAAACCGGAACAAAATTTTCGGGATACAGCGAACATACGCGGTGAATCAGATCGTTACAATGTTCTGTCCAGTTCCGGCTCGTGGTTTCATTGCCGATGT
Proteins encoded:
- a CDS encoding amidohydrolase family protein, whose product is MIIDCHGHYTTAPKPLQEYRDKQVAGLKDSSYVPGKVTLNITDDQIRESLENAQLKLQRERGSDVTIFSPRASVMGHHIGNETTSRNWTEHCNDLIHRVCSLYPENFVPVCQLPQSPGVAPANSIAELERCVKELGFIGCNLNPDPSGGHWTAPPLTDKYWYPFYEKMVELDVPAMVHVSATCNPNFHTTGSHYLNADTTAFMQFITADLFKDFPAIRFIIPHGGGAAPYHWGRYRGLAQDLKRPPLDEMMRNNVFFDTCVYHQPGIDLLFKVVPVDNILFGSEMVGAVRGIDPTTGHYYDDTKRYVDTVPLSEADKRKVYEDNARKVYPRINKRLPRKA